GAACGGTCGTGCTCGACGCGCCCGACATCAAGGGCCTGGCGGGTTTCTACGCCGAGCTGGCCGGGCTCGTCGAGCACTACGCCGACGACGAATGGATCACCCTCAAGACCGCCGACGGGACCCGGATCGGGATCCAGCGGGCCGAGGACCACGTCCCGCCGCGCTGGCCCGACCCGGCCTACCCGCAGCAGATGCACCTCGACCTGCGCGTGCCCGACATGGCCGCGGCGGTCGAGCAGGCGGTCGCGCTCGGCGCGACGCGGCTGCCCGGCGGCGGCGACACCTTCACCGTGCTGGCCGACCCGGCCGGGCACCCGTTCTGCCTGTGCCAGGCCGACGTGGACAGCGTCGCGCTCGCCGACGTGGCGATCGACTGCGCGCAGGCCGGGCCGCTGGCCCGGTTCTACAGCGAGCTGCTCGGCCTCCCGATCACCTGGGAGGGCGAGGGCGGCGCCATGATCTCCACCGAGGGCAAGCTCGCGGTGATCTTCCAGGAGATCGCGGAGCACCGCGCGCCGCGCTGGCCCGACCCGGCATACCCCCAGCAGTTCCATCTCGACGTCGAGGTCACCGACGTCGAGGAGGCGGAGCCGAAGGTGCTGGCGCTCGGCGCGACGCGGCTGCCCGGCGAGGGCGACAACTGGCGGGTGTACGCCGACCCGGCGGGCCACCCGTTCTGCCTGGTCTGGTGAGTCCGCGGGTGTCCCGTGCGGACGCGCGGGGCACCCGCCACCGTCACCGGCTGTGACGTGATCGGCCGAATGCAACCGCGGGCCCCTCGCCCACGTCATCATTCCGGTAGACGCATCGAACATCGCCCGGCCCCTCCGGCGCGGTGGATGCGGGGGATGGGGACGGGGATGGTTTCACGGCGGGGGGTCTTCCGCATGCTCGCCGCGGGCGGGGTCGGCGCGACCGCCGCCGTCGTCGGCATGCGGGCCAAGAGCTGGTTCGGCCCGGACCGGCTGCCCATCGACGGCGGTTACGCCCCCGCCGGCAACGAGCTGGGCTGGCACAACGGCACGGTGCGCACGATCTGGCACGTCAACACGAGCAAGCCGCTGGTGGCGCTCACCTTCGACGACGGGCCCGAGCCCGACTGGACGCCGCGGGTGCTCGACGCGCTGGACGAGCTGGGCGCCAAGGCCACGTTCTTCGTCGTCGGCGAGCGCCTGGTCAAGAACGCCGGGCTGGTGCGGGGACGCTACGCCCGGCACGAGGTCGGCAACCACACCTGGGCGCACAAGGACCTCGCCCAGCGCGACGAGCGGAGGGTGCGCGAGCAGCTGCGCCGCTGCCACGACGCGATCATCGAGCATGTCGGGACCCGCCCGACGCTGCTGCGCCCGCCGTGGGGGCACCTCGGGGGCTCCACGCTGACCGTCGCCGAGGAGTTCGGGTACGACGTGATCATGTGGTCGCAGCGGATGCGGGAGAGCGCGTTCGTGGACGATCCAGGTGGGATCGTGGCCGACACGGCCGAGGCGTCCCGGCCCGGCACCGTGATCCTCGCCCACGATGTCGGCCCGAAGGACCGGCTGGTCTGCATCGACAACCTGCGGGAGATCATCAAGGCGGTCCGCGCCCGCGGCTTCGAGTTCGCCACGGTCTCCGAGCTGCTCGCCGCCGCCGACCCGGCCCCCGCCACAGCGACCTGACGCGCCGGCGGGGGAGGGCGGCTCAGCGTGACGTGGCGTGGTCCTTGCGGGCCTGGTCGGCGAGGTGGCCGGGCATGGGCTCGTAGCGGGCGAACTCGCGGGTGAAGGTGCCCGCGCCGGCCGTCATCGAGCGCAGGTCGACCAGGTAGCGCAGCAGCTCCACGGCGGGGACCTCCGCGCGGACCTGGGTGCGGTCGCCGCCGCCGGGGTCGGATTCGGAGCCGAGCACCCGCCCGCGGCGGCCGGACAGGTCGCTCATCACCGCGCCCACCGCGCTGTCGGGCACCGTGATGACCACCTCGTCGACCGGCTCCAGCAGCGTGATCTGCGCCTTCTCGGCGGCGTCCTTGAGCGCCATGCTGCCCGCGGTCTGGAACGCGGCGTCGGAGGAGTCGACGCTGTGCGCCTTGCCGTCGACCAGGGTGACCCGGAAGTCGACGACGGGGTAGCCGGCCGCGATGCCGCGCTCGGCCTGGGCGCGTACCCCCTTCTCGACGCTGGGGATGTAGTTGTGCGGGATCGCGCCGCCGACGATCTTGTCGACGAACTCGATGCCGGAGCCGCGCGGCAGCGGCTCCAGCTGGATCGCGCACACGGCGTACTGGCCGTGCCCGCCGGACTGCTTCACGTGGCGGCCCTGCCCGGCGGCGGGCGCGGCGAACGCCTCGCGCAGCGCGACCTTGGCCGGTTCGGTGCTCAGCTCGACGCCGCCCGCGCGCAGCCGGTCCAGCACCACGTCGGCGTGCGCCTCGCCCATGCACCACAGCACGAGCTGGTGGGTCTCCGGGTTGCGCTCCAGGCGCAGCGTCGGGTCGCCCGCGACCAGCTTGGCCAGGTTCTTGGCGAGGGCGTCCTCGTCGGAGCGGGTCTTGGGCACGACGGCGACGGGCAGCAGCGGCTCGGGCATCTGCCACGGCGCCATCAGCAGCGGCCGGTCCTTGGCCGAGATGGTGTCGCCGGTCTCGGCGGCGGTGGACTTGGTGACCGCGCAGATGTCGCCGGCGATGCACTTGCCGACCTCGCGCAGGCTCGCGCCGAGCGGGGAGTAGAGGTGGGTGACCCGCTCGTCGGCGTCGTGGTCGGGGTGGCCGCGCTCGGCCAGGCCGTGGCCGCTGATGTGCACCGGGGTGTCCGGGCGCAGCGTGCCGGAGAAGACGCGGACCAGGCTGACCCGGCCCACGTACGGGTCGATGGTCGTCTTGACCACCTCGGCGACCAGCGGGCCGTCCGGGTCGCAGGTCAGCGCGTCGCGCGGGGCGCCGTCGACGCCGGTGACCGCGGGCAGCGGGTGCTCCAGCGGGGTGGGGAAGGCCCGGGTGAGCAGCTCCAGCAGCGCGTCCAGGCCGACGCCGGTCTCCGCGCAGACGGGCACCACCGGGTGGAAGTGGCCCCGGGCCACCGCCTTCTCCAGGTCGTCGACGAGCACCTGCTGGTCGATCGCCTCGCCCGCGAGGTAGCGGTCCATCAGGGTCTCGTCCTCGCTCTCGGCGATGATCCCCTCGATCAGCTCGCCGCGGGACTCCTCGATGGCGGGCAGGTGCTCCGGGTCGGGCTCGCGCACCTGGGGCGGGTAACCGCCGGAGTAGTCGTACACCTGCTGCGAGATGAGCCCGATGAGACCCTCGACGGACTGGCCGTCGTCGCCGTGCATGGGCAGGTAGAGCGGCTGGATCTCCTCGCCGAAGACCCGCTGGCACAGCGCGAGGGCCTCGTCGAAGTCGGCCCTGGGGTGGTCCAGCCGGGTGATGGCCACGGCGCGCGGCATGCCGACCGCGGCGCACTCCTCCCAGAGGGTGGCGGTGGCCGCGTCCATCCCGTCCCAGGCGCTCACCACGAACAGGGCG
The Catellatospora sp. IY07-71 DNA segment above includes these coding regions:
- a CDS encoding VOC family protein, which translates into the protein MIGELRTVVLDAPDIKGLAGFYAELAGLVEHYADDEWITLKTADGTRIGIQRAEDHVPPRWPDPAYPQQMHLDLRVPDMAAAVEQAVALGATRLPGGGDTFTVLADPAGHPFCLCQADVDSVALADVAIDCAQAGPLARFYSELLGLPITWEGEGGAMISTEGKLAVIFQEIAEHRAPRWPDPAYPQQFHLDVEVTDVEEAEPKVLALGATRLPGEGDNWRVYADPAGHPFCLVW
- a CDS encoding elongation factor G-like protein EF-G2, yielding MARGDREKVSQAPAQVAEQPSDVRNVVVVGHAGSGKTTLVEALLAATGTIGRAGSVADGSTVTDHDPAAVKQQRSVALACAPLTHDGVKVNLLDTPGYADFVGELRAGLRAADAALFVVSAWDGMDAATATLWEECAAVGMPRAVAITRLDHPRADFDEALALCQRVFGEEIQPLYLPMHGDDGQSVEGLIGLISQQVYDYSGGYPPQVREPDPEHLPAIEESRGELIEGIIAESEDETLMDRYLAGEAIDQQVLVDDLEKAVARGHFHPVVPVCAETGVGLDALLELLTRAFPTPLEHPLPAVTGVDGAPRDALTCDPDGPLVAEVVKTTIDPYVGRVSLVRVFSGTLRPDTPVHISGHGLAERGHPDHDADERVTHLYSPLGASLREVGKCIAGDICAVTKSTAAETGDTISAKDRPLLMAPWQMPEPLLPVAVVPKTRSDEDALAKNLAKLVAGDPTLRLERNPETHQLVLWCMGEAHADVVLDRLRAGGVELSTEPAKVALREAFAAPAAGQGRHVKQSGGHGQYAVCAIQLEPLPRGSGIEFVDKIVGGAIPHNYIPSVEKGVRAQAERGIAAGYPVVDFRVTLVDGKAHSVDSSDAAFQTAGSMALKDAAEKAQITLLEPVDEVVITVPDSAVGAVMSDLSGRRGRVLGSESDPGGGDRTQVRAEVPAVELLRYLVDLRSMTAGAGTFTREFARYEPMPGHLADQARKDHATSR
- a CDS encoding polysaccharide deacetylase family protein, which codes for MVSRRGVFRMLAAGGVGATAAVVGMRAKSWFGPDRLPIDGGYAPAGNELGWHNGTVRTIWHVNTSKPLVALTFDDGPEPDWTPRVLDALDELGAKATFFVVGERLVKNAGLVRGRYARHEVGNHTWAHKDLAQRDERRVREQLRRCHDAIIEHVGTRPTLLRPPWGHLGGSTLTVAEEFGYDVIMWSQRMRESAFVDDPGGIVADTAEASRPGTVILAHDVGPKDRLVCIDNLREIIKAVRARGFEFATVSELLAAADPAPATAT